From a region of the Acidobacteriota bacterium genome:
- a CDS encoding S9 family peptidase: protein MRTLLAVCLAAVAAAGSTGSPAGEARTMTPDDLWRLVRPSHLAVSPDGSRIAYDATTWDLETGKGNTDLFWVPAGGGDPVRLTRQPGRDALPRWSPDGRFLYFVSARDGDPPQVYRLPLAGGEAEKVTDLPGGVTSFALSPDGTQLLVAAASYKDCADLECVRRHLKAEKERAAGGRVFEELLYRHWNEWRGDERSHLYLVRTGEGEAKDLTPGNVDCPPVALGSSHDFAFSPDGGSVALVVNRSPLVAASTDNDIEIVELEGARRTLSPGDGNDAAPRFGPDGRRIFWRSQPRPGYESDRAYLVAAPVGGGTPERLFETPDLSVADFWLVPGGSEVLFTAQSRGRVNLYAVPARGGNVRELVRGGRIGSVAVAPTGAFAVFVRESLTEPPEIFRLDLGSGATRRLTSLNTGWFGSLRLGRPDELWFEGAHQDRVHAWVLHPPGEPDPPSGKTPVIWLVHGGPQGAWLDGQHPRWNMQLFAAPGYHVVAVNFHGSTGYGQAFTDAIRRDWGGAPFEDLMAGLEAARRALPGADLDRVCAAGGSYGGYMVDWMLGHTGRRFRCFVSHAGVYDLVSMYGATEELWFPEWDLGGTPWEAPGDYLRWSPSSYADLFESPTLVIHGQLDFRVPVTQGMQLFTALQRRGVPSRFLYFPDEGHWVTHPANARLWWREVHDWLARWLGEP, encoded by the coding sequence ATGCGCACACTGCTCGCGGTGTGCCTCGCCGCGGTGGCCGCGGCGGGGAGCACCGGCTCGCCGGCCGGCGAAGCTCGCACGATGACCCCGGACGACCTGTGGCGGCTCGTCCGGCCGTCCCACCTCGCGGTCTCCCCCGACGGAAGCCGGATCGCCTACGACGCCACGACGTGGGACCTCGAGACCGGGAAGGGGAACACCGACCTCTTCTGGGTTCCGGCCGGGGGCGGCGATCCGGTGCGGCTCACGCGGCAGCCGGGCCGGGATGCCCTCCCGCGCTGGTCGCCCGACGGGCGCTTCCTCTACTTCGTTTCCGCGCGGGACGGGGATCCCCCGCAGGTCTACCGCCTCCCGCTGGCGGGCGGCGAAGCCGAGAAAGTGACCGATCTACCGGGAGGGGTGACCTCGTTCGCGCTCTCGCCGGACGGAACCCAACTGCTGGTCGCGGCGGCTTCCTACAAGGACTGCGCCGACCTCGAGTGCGTGCGCCGTCACTTGAAGGCCGAAAAGGAGCGCGCGGCCGGCGGGCGCGTGTTCGAGGAGCTCCTGTACCGCCACTGGAACGAGTGGCGCGGTGACGAGCGGTCCCACCTTTACCTGGTCCGCACCGGCGAGGGCGAAGCGAAAGACCTGACGCCGGGGAACGTCGACTGCCCGCCGGTGGCCCTCGGCAGCTCGCACGACTTCGCCTTCTCGCCGGACGGCGGATCGGTCGCGCTCGTCGTGAACCGCAGCCCGCTCGTGGCCGCCAGCACCGACAACGACATCGAAATCGTGGAGCTGGAGGGAGCCCGGCGCACGCTCAGTCCCGGCGACGGGAACGACGCCGCCCCGCGCTTCGGCCCGGACGGACGGCGGATCTTCTGGCGCTCCCAGCCCCGGCCCGGCTACGAATCCGACCGGGCCTACCTGGTCGCGGCGCCGGTCGGGGGCGGGACGCCCGAGCGCCTCTTCGAGACGCCGGACCTGTCGGTGGCCGATTTCTGGCTCGTTCCCGGGGGCAGCGAGGTTCTCTTCACCGCCCAGAGCCGGGGACGCGTGAACCTGTACGCCGTGCCCGCGCGAGGCGGGAACGTGCGGGAGCTGGTGCGCGGCGGTCGGATCGGCTCGGTCGCTGTCGCGCCCACCGGAGCGTTCGCGGTGTTCGTGCGGGAGTCGCTCACGGAACCTCCCGAGATCTTCCGCCTCGACCTCGGCAGCGGCGCGACGCGACGGCTGACCTCGCTCAACACCGGTTGGTTCGGATCGCTGCGGCTCGGCCGGCCGGACGAGCTCTGGTTCGAAGGGGCGCATCAAGACCGCGTCCACGCCTGGGTCCTGCATCCCCCGGGCGAGCCGGATCCTCCGTCCGGCAAGACGCCGGTGATCTGGCTCGTGCACGGCGGTCCCCAGGGAGCCTGGCTCGACGGCCAGCATCCGCGCTGGAACATGCAGCTCTTCGCCGCCCCGGGATACCACGTGGTGGCCGTCAACTTCCACGGCTCGACCGGGTACGGCCAGGCGTTCACCGACGCGATCCGGCGCGACTGGGGAGGTGCACCCTTCGAGGATCTGATGGCGGGCCTGGAAGCGGCCCGGCGGGCCCTGCCCGGTGCCGATCTCGACCGGGTCTGCGCGGCCGGAGGCTCGTACGGCGGCTACATGGTCGACTGGATGCTCGGCCACACCGGCCGGCGGTTTCGCTGCTTCGTCTCGCACGCGGGCGTTTACGACCTCGTCAGCATGTACGGGGCGACGGAGGAGCTGTGGTTCCCGGAGTGGGATCTCGGCGGGACGCCGTGGGAGGCTCCCGGCGACTACCTGCGCTGGAGCCCGTCCAGCTACGCGGACCTCTTCGAGTCGCCGACGCTCGTCATCCACGGGCAGCTCGATTTCCGCGTGCCGGTGACGCAGGGGATGCAGCTGTTCACCGCGCTCCAGCGGCGCGGCGTGCCCTCGCGGTTCCTCTACTTCCCCGACGAGGGACACTGGGTGACGCA
- a CDS encoding biotin carboxyl carrier domain-containing protein encodes MRAGPTWSAFEYGQTFAELAPHAPERTESSAEPERDSGGWFSVVSPTHGTFYRRPSPDAPPYVEVGKRIASGDIVGLVEVMKCFSPIRFDPPEGASAGIVREILAADGAEVQADQPLLRVELAP; translated from the coding sequence ATGCGCGCGGGTCCGACGTGGTCGGCGTTCGAATACGGACAGACCTTCGCGGAACTCGCGCCGCACGCCCCCGAACGGACCGAGTCCTCTGCCGAGCCGGAGCGCGACTCCGGAGGATGGTTCAGCGTCGTCTCCCCCACCCACGGGACCTTCTACCGGCGTCCGTCCCCGGACGCCCCTCCGTACGTGGAGGTCGGGAAGAGGATCGCCAGCGGCGACATCGTGGGGCTGGTCGAGGTCATGAAGTGCTTCTCGCCCATCCGATTCGATCCACCCGAGGGAGCGAGCGCCGGCATCGTCCGCGAGATCCTCGCCGCGGATGGGGCCGAGGTTCAGGCGGACCAGCCTCTGTTGCGGGTCGAGCTGGCCCCGTGA